A single region of the Psychrobacter alimentarius genome encodes:
- a CDS encoding DNA methyltransferase, giving the protein MAFNQTQFFEDLEKLTTKVIDKNKKEDFIFDFLTLLDVSKSTITSLKKNDGRFNVAANPEAGEVANKQRIYFKPIDAGQDLAKALSEVVSSTIINQHKIRMVMVTDFNTVLINDTKYDETLDCDFADLYKNYHFLLPLAGLERAREYSEHPADVQASEKMGRLFDHIRKLNEFNTADDLHALNIFLTRLLFCFYAEDTGIFETNQFYDVIDRTTNIDGSDVDSVLYELFEVLDLPESSPKRDAKPTHLSAFPYVNGSLFAYQFAIPEFDARTRRILLECARLSWAEINPDIFGSMFQAVIDPEQRGSLGQHYTSVSNIMKVIQPLFLDELRAELDIVIALSNDNRHKNNKAERLDALLKRISQIKVFDPACGSGNFLIIAYKELRKLEIDVLKAQRDLLGSNDNLLGLGFDSVVSLDNLYGIEYDDFASQIARLSLWLAEHQMNVLFEQEFGASQPMLPLKDSGHIVYGNSLRIDWNEVCPNNGSDEIYIIGNPPFGGTTNRTDEQSEDMKIVFGKKKLKYLDYVTSWFWKGSQYITNSNAKLALVATNSITQGEQVGMLFPDIFELGINIVFAYQSFPWRNNAKHNAGVHVVIIGLSAISIKEKHIYKYIDKIWHTEFVSNISPYLVSGSNFAVLGRSKAIHGGSPMIKGNMPTDGGNLLMTTEEKNELINKEPEAEQWIRKLLGSDEFLNGKERWCLWFPDEKLEMLEQLPLIKSRLDGVRQSRLKSPAKSTREFSKYPHIFRQIAQQKTGNYILVPRVSSERRKYVPMDFISYEVISTDRNQLIPNGSMYTFGILNSILHNEWMRLVTGRLESRYNYSITTVYNTFIFPDATDDQKKKIENLAEEILLARASNAGMTLAELYDPDKMPEDLKQAHSNLDDAVDKLYRPQGFSNTEERLAHLLARYEQLIEAEQQRKGKKKAK; this is encoded by the coding sequence ATGGCATTTAACCAAACCCAGTTTTTTGAAGATCTAGAAAAATTAACTACTAAAGTCATTGATAAAAATAAAAAAGAAGACTTTATCTTTGATTTCCTAACACTGCTAGATGTCTCAAAATCTACTATCACATCACTCAAAAAAAATGACGGTCGTTTTAACGTAGCAGCCAATCCTGAAGCTGGCGAGGTTGCCAATAAGCAGCGCATTTACTTTAAGCCTATCGATGCAGGCCAAGACCTTGCTAAAGCGCTAAGTGAGGTGGTAAGCAGCACAATCATCAATCAGCACAAAATCCGCATGGTAATGGTGACAGACTTCAACACCGTACTGATTAACGATACTAAGTATGATGAGACGCTTGACTGCGACTTTGCTGATCTTTATAAAAACTATCACTTCCTATTGCCACTTGCCGGCCTAGAGCGTGCTCGCGAGTACTCAGAGCATCCGGCTGATGTGCAAGCGTCAGAGAAGATGGGGCGCTTGTTTGACCATATCCGTAAGCTCAATGAGTTTAATACTGCTGATGACTTACATGCTCTCAATATATTTTTGACGCGACTACTGTTCTGCTTTTATGCCGAAGACACTGGTATTTTTGAGACTAACCAGTTCTATGACGTTATTGATAGAACCACCAATATAGATGGCAGTGACGTCGATAGCGTCTTATATGAGCTGTTTGAAGTTCTCGACTTACCTGAGTCTAGCCCAAAGCGCGATGCTAAGCCCACTCACTTAAGCGCATTCCCCTATGTGAACGGCAGCTTGTTCGCATATCAGTTTGCCATTCCTGAGTTTGATGCGCGTACCCGTCGTATCTTGCTAGAGTGTGCCCGTTTGAGCTGGGCCGAGATTAACCCAGATATTTTCGGCTCCATGTTTCAAGCAGTGATCGATCCTGAGCAGCGTGGCAGCTTAGGACAGCATTACACTAGTGTTAGTAATATCATGAAAGTCATACAGCCGCTATTCTTAGATGAGCTGCGTGCAGAGCTGGACATAGTTATAGCGCTGAGTAATGACAATCGCCATAAGAATAATAAAGCTGAGCGCTTAGATGCCTTACTTAAGCGTATCAGCCAAATCAAGGTATTTGACCCAGCTTGCGGGTCAGGCAACTTCTTAATTATTGCTTATAAAGAGTTACGCAAACTAGAAATTGATGTATTAAAAGCACAACGCGACTTACTAGGCTCTAATGACAACTTATTGGGTCTAGGTTTTGATAGTGTGGTCAGCTTAGATAATTTATACGGTATCGAGTATGACGACTTTGCCAGTCAAATAGCGCGTTTGTCACTTTGGCTCGCTGAACACCAAATGAATGTGCTATTCGAGCAAGAGTTTGGTGCCTCTCAGCCTATGCTGCCACTCAAAGATAGTGGGCATATTGTTTATGGTAATAGCTTGCGTATAGATTGGAATGAGGTCTGCCCAAATAATGGCAGTGATGAGATTTATATTATTGGTAATCCACCGTTTGGAGGCACAACCAATAGAACTGATGAACAATCTGAAGATATGAAAATCGTTTTTGGCAAAAAAAAGCTAAAGTACTTGGACTATGTCACTTCTTGGTTTTGGAAAGGCTCACAATATATTACTAACTCTAATGCCAAGCTTGCTTTAGTTGCTACCAACTCAATTACGCAAGGTGAGCAAGTTGGCATGTTATTTCCTGATATTTTTGAATTAGGGATAAACATTGTCTTTGCATATCAGTCTTTCCCGTGGCGTAATAACGCTAAACATAATGCTGGAGTACATGTTGTTATTATTGGGTTATCGGCAATATCGATTAAAGAAAAACACATATATAAATATATAGATAAAATCTGGCATACAGAATTTGTATCTAATATTAGCCCTTACTTAGTCTCAGGTTCAAACTTTGCTGTTCTTGGTAGAAGTAAAGCAATTCATGGTGGCTCACCAATGATTAAAGGTAATATGCCAACTGATGGTGGTAACTTATTAATGACGACTGAAGAAAAAAATGAGTTGATTAATAAAGAGCCAGAAGCGGAACAATGGATAAGAAAGCTTTTAGGTTCTGATGAGTTTTTGAATGGCAAAGAAAGATGGTGTTTATGGTTTCCAGATGAAAAACTAGAGATGCTTGAGCAGCTTCCTTTAATTAAGAGCAGGTTAGATGGGGTAAGACAAAGTAGGTTAAAAAGCCCTGCTAAATCTACTAGAGAATTTTCCAAATACCCACATATATTTAGACAGATTGCACAACAAAAAACAGGAAATTATATTTTAGTCCCAAGAGTATCATCAGAGCGGCGCAAATATGTTCCAATGGATTTTATAAGTTATGAAGTTATTTCAACTGATCGAAATCAATTAATTCCAAATGGTTCAATGTATACATTCGGTATTCTAAACTCAATTCTCCATAACGAATGGATGCGATTGGTAACAGGTCGCTTAGAAAGTCGTTATAACTATTCTATCACTACAGTTTACAATACTTTTATATTCCCTGATGCGACTGATGATCAGAAGAAGAAAATTGAAAACCTTGCGGAAGAAATTCTGCTAGCCCGAGCCAGTAATGCTGGCATGACCCTAGCTGAGCTATATGATCCCGATAAGATGCCAGAAGATTTAAAACAAGCGCATAGCAATCTCGATGATGCGGTGGACAAGCTGTATCGCCCACAAGGTTTTTCTAACACTGAAGAGCGCTTGGCCCATTTGCTGGCACGTTATGAGCAGCTTATCGAGGCAGAGCAGCAGCGCAAAGGTAAAAAGAAAGCTAAGTAG